The following proteins come from a genomic window of Anopheles ziemanni chromosome 3, idAnoZiCoDA_A2_x.2, whole genome shotgun sequence:
- the LOC131287003 gene encoding zinc finger protein 436, which produces MDIDTLYLQLLLLLKQGISKGMMPNFYDGSRPTMVPTSSNLPVLLGNTANQGDPNAKKLVHFDLEATLQTIDNEVLDGEEGSCPICNKTFSRKTSLLNHIRNHSAEKKYVCEFCQKGFTQQANLRNHVRIHTNERPYVCVDCGKAFTQITNLNNHRRLHTGERPYVCIESNCGRSFAQVTNLNNHMKTHHKTTLYVCNQCPRKFSQVTQLNLHLITNHSSTRGFFCPQCPDKSFKQQSHLQQHMKIHGTNFGYSCTKCEEKFIQESHLVLHMKQHGDYACNMCSMTFNDEVLLKKHVQRHVDGRYLTCPVISCGEGFTMKNHLTKHMQMHHPAVDLKKLGAEGGTDKTPKHYCHYHNCNDSFDSADGLSNHLRVAHGLPIALPLPLPIDDKKLIQHGLHGLNGIETPPPPPPHLLHAQLHPAASVMNASFQSYQNQINQANQQTSNGDNKQKVLSVSELLNINEHLNQHQQVQHQQQQQQQQNHQQQQHLQQQQQQQQQQQHHHQQRSEMAMKVDIDQNIEEKMNNFNRIKTELQANMLAQTQNLFGISNTLNNTFTGPPKLICTYCYNVFKTPQTLSRHIEKFHS; this is translated from the exons ATGGACATTGACACACTATACCTCCAACTCCTTCTTTTATTGAAGCAAG GAATCTCGAAAGGGATGATGCCCAACTTCTACGATGGCTCGCGCCCCACGATGGTGCCCACTAGCTCCAACCTACCGGTGCTGTTGGGGAACACC GCCAATCAAGGGGACCCGAACGCCAAGAAATTG GTACATTTCGATCTTGAAGCGACTTTGCAGACTATCGAT aACGAAGTTCTCGATGGCGAAGAAGGCAGCTGCCCGATATGCAATAAAACATTCAGCCGCAAAACTTCACTGCTCAATCACATCCGCAATCATTCGGCGGAGAAGAAATACGTGTGCGAGTTTTGTCAGAAAG GTTTCACTCAACAGGCTAATCTTCGAAATCATGTGCGAATTCACACTAACGAAAGACCGTACGTTTGCGTTGACTGTGGAAAGGCCTTCACTCAG ataACAAATCTGAATAATCACAGACGATTGCATACCGGCGAACGACCATATGTTTGTATTGAATCCAACTGTGGCCGCTCATTTGCGCAG GTCACTAACTTAAACAACCATATGAAAACGCACCACAAGACCACCCTGTACGTATGCAATCAGTGTCCACGCAAATTTAGCCAAGTTACTCAATTGAACCTTCATTTAATTACCAACCACAGTTCGACTAGAGGGTTTTTCTGTCCGCAGTGTCCCGATAAGTCGTTTAAGCAACAATCGCACCTGCAGCAACACATGAAAATACATGGCACAAACTTCGGCTATTCTTGCACCAAGTGCGAAGAAAAGTTTATTCAAGAATCTCACCTCGTGCTGCACATGAAGCAGCATGGCGATTACGCCTGCAACATGTGCTCGATGACTTTTAACGATGAAGTGCTGCTGAAGAAGCACGTGCAAAGGCATGTCGACGGGAG ATACCTCACCTGTCCCGTGATAAGTTGCGGCGAAGGATTCACTATGAAAAATCATCTGACGAAGCACATGCAGATGCACCATCCCGCCGTTGATCTCAAAAAGCTTGGCGCCGAAGGTGGGACGGATAAGACACCCAAGCACTACTGCCATTATCACAACTGCAACGATTCGTTCGACAGTGCGGATGGGTTGAGCAATCATTTGCGAGTGGCACACGGTCTTCCCATTGCCCTTCCGCTTCCGTTGCCGATCGACGATAAGAAGTTGATCCAACACGGTCTTCACGGGCTGAACGGGATCGAAACcccacctccaccgccaccgcatTTACTCCACGCGCAGCTACACCCGGCAGCATCGGTGATGAACGCCAGCTTCCAGTCATATCAAAATCAGATCAACCAGGCAAATCAGCAGACCAGCAACGGCGACAACAAACAAAAGGTTCTATCT GTATCAGAACTGCTTAATATAAATGAGCATTTGAACCAACATCAACAAGtacagcaccaacagcagcaacaacagcagcaaaaccatcaacagcagcaacatcttcagcagcagcaacaacagcagcagcagcagcaacatcaccaccagcaACGATCCGAGATGGCTATGAAAGTGGACATCGATCAAAACATTGAA gaaaaaatgaacaatttcAATAGAATTAAGACGGAACTGCAAGCCAACATGTTGGCTCAGACACAGAACCTGTTCGGTATCTCGAATACGCTGAACAACACGTTTACGGGCCCACCGAAACTGATCTGCACCTACTGCTATAACGTCTTCAAGACGCCCCAAACGTTGTCGCGTCATATTGAGAAGTTCCACAGCTAA
- the LOC131288026 gene encoding protein Vhl has product MDSEINLKSQHSEIRSFVLFVNTTQREVDVFWVNYSARLIHYTMLTPGAQCMVNTYVTHPWAFKDRVSGERMHVRHQPVYLPEPYYRNFDSTGRLARKEIKIHFPVRTLTENCLWRILALVPEQDEENLLRELEIPRVLIHELAMLRKNKAKRI; this is encoded by the coding sequence ATGGACAGCGAGATCAACCTGAAGTCGCAACACTCGGAAATACGCTCGTTCGTACTTTTCGTCAACACCACCCAGCGCGAGGTGGACGTCTTCTGGGTGAACTACAGCGCCCGGCTGATTCACTACACGATGCTGACACCCGGTGCCCAGTGCATGGTCAACACGTACGTTACGCACCCCTGGGCGTTTAAGGACAGGGTTTCGGGCGAACGGATGCACGTGCGGCATCAGCCCGTTTACCTGCCGGAACCTTACTACAGGAACTTCGACAGTACGGGGCGGTTAGCGAGAAAGGAAATCAAAATTCACTTCCCAGTTCGTACGTTGACGGAAAACTGTCTCTGGAGAATCCTCGCATTGGTGCCAGAGCAGGACGAGGAGAACTTACTAAGAGAGCTAGAAATTCCACGCGTTTTAATACATGAGCTTGCAATgttgaggaaaaataaagcaaagagGATATGA
- the LOC131289207 gene encoding uncharacterized protein LOC131289207, translating to MKQTILLHDCVQFLKELHLYLQNEQPCDESRTTSDPLELDQTSSNSVEEESTYLNVASCIPSSNARVALAAQCVCLLERIGKELGLPDVHVENVTIEGEQEGEASYLDMSGTNTPKVNLSNSSGSIDVGPSDPPGDGVEELGTEALPVEEENSYELTTDQILYDECQQEVVCQETDSQIISPSPQTPTPEQSPSDESQCPFGGLPASHLRLQQSPKHGTLFKQEKRLFFDQFKKYYVGLIGKWLLVYNSHNDLKPWQTIYVKGIKLDLSLNDHINEKHLFQIITSTDSKVHFLSPSFQDLNEWIVAIENNLIIDNKGVERMPNEGTVARKLPSPPRSPSAAIGGDETDRLAVPTQEDGIYEEPALYLKPDTNTIPPKHPFGYDTPKSTCVVHEACAENPKPELPKKTLEPVVAVAPASSPPVTPVKSWLKNKFNRSPNEPLEGKASKKALKKLSLEELSLPADSPEEPKIKQLPPSPKFSLPTTPSNKGTKINMIISQLEANGQLNLLSKRMTETNKRYTWVADDVTG from the exons ATGAAACAAACGATTTTATTACACGATTGTGTGCAGTTTTTAAAAG AATTGCATCTTTATCTTCAAAACGAACAACCATGTGATGAAAGCCGAACCACATCCGACCCGTTGGAGCTGGACCAAACTTCGTCTAATTCCGTAGAAGAAGAAAGCACCTATTTAAACGTGGCCTCCTGCATCCCATCCAGTAACGCACGTGTTGCCTTAGCGGCGCAATGCGTTTGCTTGCTGGAGAGAATCGGAAAGGAACTAGGTCTCCCGGACGTGCACGTGGAAAATGTAACCATAGAGGGTGAGCAGGAGGGGGAAGCTTCTTACCTCGACATGAGCGGAACCAACACACCGAAGGTGAATTTGAGCAACTCCTCGGGCAGCATTGACGTAGGACCAAGTGATCCGCCGGGGGACGGTGTTGAAGAATTGGGAACTGAAGCGCTTCCGGTGGAAGAGGAAAACTCCTACGAACTCACAACCGATCAGATTCTTTACGACGAGTGTCAGCAGGAGGTAGTGTGTCAGGAAACCGATTCGCAGATCATCAGTCCGAGCCCACAAACGCCAACACCGGAGCAGAGCCCTTCTGACGAAAGCCAATGTCCCTTTGGAGGCCTTCCGGCCTCACATTTGCGTCTGCAGCAATCACCCAAACACGGCACGCTGTTCAAACAGGAAAAACGATTATTTTTCGATCAGTTTAAGAAGTATTACGTGGGGTTGATTGGCAAGTGGCTGCTCGTATACAACAGTCACAACGATCTCAAGCCGTGGCAAACGATCTACGTCAAGGGCATCAAACTGGACCTGAGCCTCAACGATCACATCAACGAGAAACACTTGTTCCAGATCATCACCAGTACCGACTCGAAGGTGCATTTCCTATCGCCCAGCTTCCAGGATCTCAACGAATGGATAGTGGCGATCGAGAACAATCTGATAATCGATAACAAAGGGGTGGAACGCATGCCAAACGAAGGGACTGTGGCCAGAAAGCTACCTTCACCACCTCGCTCTCCGTCGGCGGCGATCGGCGGAGACGAGACTGACCGACTCGCAGTTCCAACCCAAGAGGATGGGATTTACGAGGAACCGGCCCTTTATCTGAAGCCAGACACGAACACGATTCCGCCTAAGCATCCTTTCGGATACGATACGCCCAAGTCGACGTGCGTCGTTCACGAGGCTTGTGCTGAAAATCCAAAGCCTGAACTTCCAAAGAAAACTCTTGAACCCGTTGTTGCGGTCGCTCCAGCGTCCTCACCTCCGGTCACGCCAGTAAAAAGTTggctgaaaaataaatttaatcgaTCTCCAAACGAGCCCTTGGAAGGGAAGGCATCGAAAAAGGCGCTCAAAAAGTTGTCCTTGGAGGAACTTTCCCTACCAGCGGATTCGCCAGaggaaccaaaaataaaacaattgccACCATCGCCAAAATTTTCCCTGCCGACCACGCCGTCGAACAAGGGAACGAAAATCAACATGATCATCAGTCAGCTGGAGGCCAACGGACAGCTCAACTTGCTCTCGAAGCGGATGACGGAAACGAACAAGCGGTACACGTGGGTAGCGGACGATGTAACTGGCTGA
- the LOC131289210 gene encoding uncharacterized protein LOC131289210 → MKSQVHGVAAIYLLLQCVSGAAPKSSALQSGSSFMNLPRKFWQDTYTYTDLPGEDEEQEDESAESTTHDPYPFFDDANMAANVTTQLGNDVYLHCRVNDLRERTVSWVRRKGDEIHLITVGRQTYSSDSRYSLQFQPPNNWQLLIQYSNERDEGHYECRISSYPPLVYLVYLIVVVPRVEIIDERGQATLDKFYKAGSTIELKCIISRVPQPTSYVTWKHGMRMLNYDTSRGGISVKTDLLPGGAMSRLYIANANRYDTGNYTCALADIAQATVSVHVLNGENPAAMQHGGGAQWKPTLGSVVVLLLILGVSLNAFR, encoded by the exons ATGAAGAGCCAGGTCCATGGAGTAGCTGCGATCTACCTTTTGTTGCAGTGCGTGTCAGGAGCGGCACCGA AATCCTCTGCACTGCAATCGGGTAGTTCGTTTATGAACCTACCGAGGAAGTTCTGGCAAGACACCTACACCTACACCGATCTACCGGGGGAGGATGAGGAGCAGGAGGATGAGTCGGCCGAAAGCACCACGCACGATCCGTATCCGTTCTTCGACGATGCCAACATGGCCGCCAACGTCACCACGCAGCTTGGGAACGACGTGTACCTGCACTGTCGTGTCAACGATCTCCGCGAGCGGACA GTCTCCTGGGTTCGACGGAAGGGTGATGAAATCCATCTCATCACCGTTGGCCGACAGACGTACAGCAGCGATTCGCGGTATTCGCTCCAGTTCCAACCCCCAAACAACTGGCAGCTGCTGATCCAGTACTCGAACGAGCGTGACGAGGGTCATTATGAGTGCCGCATTTCGTCCTACCCGCCGCTAGTCTACCTGGTCTATCTAATTGTAGTCG TACCACGGGTGGAGATCATCGACGAAAGAGGTCAGGCCACGCTGGACAAGTTCTACAAGGCGGGCAGCACGATCGAACTGAAGTGTATCATCAGCAGGGTACCACAGCCGACGAGCTACGTCACCTGGAAGCACGGCATGCGGATGCTAAATTATGACACGAGTAGAGGAGGAATTAG TGTGAAGACAGACCTGCTTCCTGGTGGGGCGATGAGCCGCCTTTACATCGCGAATGCTAATCGATACGATACGGGCAACTACACTTGTGCCCTGGCCGACATTGCACAGGCAACGGTTTCCGTGCACGTGTTGAATG GAGAAAATCCCGCCGCGATGCAACAtggtggaggcgcccagtggAAGCCCACGTTGGGTAGCGTCGTCGTCCTGCTCCTTATTCTCGGTGTCAGTCTCAATGCCTTCCGGTGA